The Quercus robur chromosome 7, dhQueRobu3.1, whole genome shotgun sequence genome has a segment encoding these proteins:
- the LOC126691483 gene encoding uncharacterized protein LOC126691483: MGNKIFHGMPIHLDLISDLQLASSHSLIDMGKKWIRIVNAEIEPQPQDPSHGSLGPNQSQDTLPLDQSLGPSANRSSALLVPQPQADDNSDEESTNIEVQITDRAGVRSTRGITRMSETWNLTDGKKVELSFNGCFQLVEREGIIFNRFVGTVARKPNFCPINYLNWRKVPNDYKEKCWTIIEWRNWKCALKAKHYDESKTAARIVAEAPSIVNRQDFATLVNFWLSRDGLV, from the exons atgggaaACAAAATCTTCCATGGAATGCCCATCCATCTGGATTTGATATCAGATTTACAGCTGGCTTCAAGCCATTCACTAATCG ATATGGGAAAGAAATGGATTCGTATAGTCAATGCCGAAATTGAGCCACAGCCACAGGACCCATCACATGGGTCATTAGGGCCTAATCAATCACAAGACACACTACCTCTTGATCAATCACTTGGCCCATCAGCTAATCGATCAAGTGCCCTATTAGTGCCTCAACCTCAAGCAGATGATAATTCAGATGAGGAATCTACAAATATAGAAGTTCAAATTACAG ATCGTGCAGGTGTACGTAGCACACGTGGGATAACACGTATGTCTGAGACATGGAATTTAACTGATGGGAAAAAGGTTGAGTTGTCTTTTAATGGTTGTTTTCAGCTAGTTGAACGTGAAGGTATTATTTTTAATCGATTTGTGGGCACTGTTGCAAGAAAGCCAAATTTTTGTCCAATTAATTATCTTAATTGGCGTAAAGTACCTAATGActacaaagaaaaatgttggaCTATTATTGAG TGGAGGAATTGGAAGTGCGCCTTGAAAGCAAAGCATTATGATGAGTCAAAAACTGCAGCAAGGATAGTAGCTGAGGCCCCAAGTATAGTGAATCGCCAAGATTTTGCTACACTTGTAAACTTTTGGTTAAGTAGAGATGGACTGGTATAA
- the LOC126691482 gene encoding uncharacterized protein LOC126691482: MGIRHTLHPEKRGDDKTYMPQSCFTMVPKENDSFLRVLKKIRVPDGYASNISCCIQLKQRKISALKSHDSHIIMQQLLSIAIRGALPKKVSMALIDLSCYFREVCSKVLQVEDLEKLESRIAMTLCELEKIFPPSFFTIVVHLVIHLATEAKIAGPVHYWWMYPIERYLLRLKSYVRNRAHPEASIAKGYIVEECLIFCSRYLESVETVFNRSIRNVDDATGAMSNIQLDSTKWVQAHCYVLFNCNEIIPFHELHKERIKSKIRPRRVPKGVINKIHMEEFCDWFRNYVVAMSNTEKVKLTNKVRWLAEGPNTEARWMKRYVVNGTKFRTKDYEENKKTQNSGVSVAIEGGITYYGVLSDIIELNYYDNLRYILFKCDWVDVDVGRGYKINEFGFPLVNFSHLIHVGKRMTDDPFILASQASQVYYVEDERDKDWLVVVKTKPRDVFDIGNGDLSDNDVNIYCDNEPYDILIENPPNNANDDLNWAQNDVDGTIVDTPLPLDEENFMDDSKSEEDY, from the exons ATGGGTATAAGACATACACTTCACCCAGAAAAAAGAGGAGATGATAAGACATATATGCCACAATCTTGTTTTACAATGGttccaaaagaaaatgatagTTTCTTGAgagttttgaagaaaataagAGTTCCAGATGGCTATGCTTCAAACATTTCATGTTGTATCCAACTTAAACAACGCAAAATTTCTGCTTTGAAGAGTCATGATAGTCACATTATAATGCAACAACTTCTTTCAATAGCAATAAGAGGAGCTTTACCAAAGAAAGTCAGTATGGCTTTAATAGATTTATCTTGTTACTTCAGAGAAGTATGTTCCAAAGTCCTACAAGTAGAAGATCTTGAGAAACTTGAGTCTCGAATTGCAATGACATTATGTGAATTGGAAAAAATATTCCCTCCTTCTTTCTTTACTATCGTGGTTCATTTAGTCATCCATTTAGCCACTGAAGCAAAAATTGCTGGACCAGTCCATTACTGGTGGATGTATCCCATTGAGAG GTATCTCTTAAGACTTAAGTCTTATGTGCGTAATAGAGCTCATCCAGAGGCCTCTATTGCTAAAGGATATATTGTAGAAGAGTGCTTAATATTCTGCTCGCGATATTTGGAATCCGTTGAGACAGTATTCAATAGATCCATTAGAAACGTTGATGATGCTACAGGAGCAATGTCGAATATTCAACTTGATTCAACTAAATGGGTACAAGCACATTGTTATGTTCTATTCAATTGCAATGAAATTATTCCATTTCACGA GTTACACAAGGAACGAATAAAGAGCAAAATACGTCCACGTCGTGTACCAAAAGGAGTTATTAATAAGATCCATATGGAAGAGTTTTGTGACTGGTTTCGAAATTAT gtTGTGGCCATGAGTAATACTGAGAAGGTGAAACTTACTAATAAAGTTAGATGGCTTGCTGAAGGACCCAATACTGAAGCTAGATGGATGAAACGATATGTTGTCAACGGTACTAAATTTCGAACTAAAGATTATGaggaaaataagaaaactcAAAACAGTGGAGTCAGTGTAGCAATAGAAGGAGGCATTACCTACTACGGTGTTTTGTCTGACataattgaattgaattattatgataatttgaGATACATATTATTCAAATGTGATTGGGTTGACGTTGATGTAGGTAGGGGATATAAGATAAATGAATTTGGGTTCCCCCTTGtcaatttttcacatttaaTACATGTTGGGAAGAGAATGACAGATGACCCATTTATTTTGGCATCTCAAGCTTCACAAGTATATTATGTTGAAGATGAAAGAGACAAGGATTGGCTTGTTGTTgtcaaaacaaaaccaagggATGTATTCGACATTGGTAATGGCGATTTGAGTGATAATGATGTAAACATTTATTGTGATAATGAGCCATATGatatattgattgaaaatccACCTAATAATGCGAATGACGACCTAAATTGGGCTCAAAATGATGTGGATGGAACCATAGTCGATACACCCCTTCCACTTGATGAAGAGAATTTTATGGATGATTCTAAGTCTGAAGAAGATTACTAG
- the LOC126690929 gene encoding uncharacterized protein LOC126690929, translating to MNLEIIIILQNHPEEVPNVQQSRQGPNQDAQRFYSLLKDADQHLYEGCKNFSKLSAIVLLYQLKCLNGWSNKSFTMLVQILKDMLPLDAKLPKDTYEAKKIIKDLGLGYEKIDACINDCMLFWKENANDEECKVCHTSRWATNENDKKNSGNDKENNGKGKENSRKDKDNLMNASLKTRKKKAAKVLRWFPLKPRLQRLFMSPKTASSMKWHAKGHTNDGIIRHPADSLAWKTFDNHYVDFSSDPRNVRLGLAADGFNPFGNMSTSHSTWLVVLIPYNLPPWMCMKISSFMLSLLIPGPSSPLNDIDVYLQPLIEELKELWDDGISTYDVSSNENFKMHAALIGR from the coding sequence ATGAATCTAGAGATAATAATAATTCTTCAGAACCACCCAGAAGAAGTCCCAAATGTGCAACAATCTAGGCAAGGTCCTAATCAAGATGCGCAAAGGTTTTATAGTTTACTTAAAGATGCTGATCAACATTTGTATGAAGGGTGCAAGAATTTTAGCAAGTTGTCTGCCATTGTGCTTTTATATCAATTAAAGTGTCTTAATGGCTGGAGCAATAAGTCTTTTACAATGTTGGTCCAGATTTTGAAAGATATGCTTCCTTTGGATGCGAAGTTACCGAAAGACACATATGAGGCTAAGAAAATTATTAAGGATTTAGGACTAGGTTATGAGAAGATTGATGCATGTATAAATGATTGTATGTTATTTTGGAAAGAGAATGCCAATGATGAAGAGTGTAAAGTCTGTCATACTTCCAGGTGGGCAACAAATGAGAATGATAAGAAGAATAGTGGAAATGATAAGGAGAATAATGGGAAAGGTAAGGAGAATAGTAGGAAAGATAAGGATAATTTGATGAATGCTTCACTcaagacaagaaagaaaaaagctgCTAAGGTTTTGCGTTGGTTTCCTTTAAAGCCAAGACTACAAAGGTTGTTTATGTCTCCCAAAACAGCTTCTTCAATGAAATGGCATGCTAAGGGTCACACAAATGATGGAATAATAAGACATCCCGCCGATTCTCTTGCTTGGAAAACATTTGACAATCATTATGTAGATTTCTCATCTGACCCTCGCAATGTTAGACTTGGATTAGCAGCTGACGGATTTAATCCTTTTGGGAATATGAGTACTAGTCATAGTACATGGCTGGTCGTTTTGATTCCATACAATCTACCTCCTTGGATGTGCATGAAAATATCTTCTTTCATGTTATCCTTACTTATACCTGGGCCAAGTTCACCTTTAAATGATATAGATGTGTATTTACAACCTTTAATAGAAGAATTGAAGGAATTGTGGGATGATGGAATATCAACTTATGACGTGTCTTCTAATGAGAATTTCAAGATGCATGCAGCATTGATTGGACGATAA